The following coding sequences are from one Prochlorococcus sp. MIT 0604 window:
- a CDS encoding DUF3136 domain-containing protein codes for MSAAKLNIDELEAGYPLFCKALRLLILKGNSVKDIEKTVCWGHLETLNRCLPGRYKAPTYLMALIKRDIAKPNNY; via the coding sequence ATGTCAGCAGCAAAGCTTAATATAGATGAACTAGAAGCAGGTTATCCTTTATTTTGCAAAGCTCTTAGACTATTAATCTTAAAAGGAAACTCAGTTAAAGATATAGAAAAGACAGTGTGTTGGGGTCATCTTGAAACTTTAAATAGATGTCTACCTGGTAGATATAAAGCACCAACATATTTAATGGCTTTAATCAAAAGAGATATTGCTAAGCCAAATAATTATTAA
- a CDS encoding non-canonical purine NTP pyrophosphatase, giving the protein MNHPVLTIASGNKTKVSEISAMLDVLSLRVQKQPEYLNVEETGDTYFENALLKAKAAALETKTWTLADDSGLEVDVLDGRPGIYSARYAKNNAEKIKKLINELSDSPYRSARFISCMVLCDPSGNLVKDTTGICWGEILKTPKYPNGEFESVFWVKEANCVYGELSQSQLSKLGSRGKAARIMSPYLKEEIGLN; this is encoded by the coding sequence TTGAACCATCCAGTCCTAACTATTGCGAGTGGCAACAAAACTAAAGTTTCTGAAATTTCGGCAATGCTGGATGTTTTGTCTTTAAGGGTTCAGAAGCAACCAGAATATTTAAATGTCGAAGAGACTGGAGACACATATTTTGAGAATGCACTTTTAAAAGCAAAAGCAGCTGCTTTAGAGACAAAAACCTGGACGTTAGCTGACGATTCGGGACTTGAAGTAGATGTTTTAGATGGTCGACCAGGCATATATTCTGCTCGATATGCCAAAAATAACGCTGAAAAAATTAAAAAATTAATTAATGAACTTTCTGATAGTCCTTACAGGAGCGCGAGATTTATAAGTTGTATGGTTTTATGTGATCCCTCAGGAAACTTAGTGAAGGATACAACTGGAATATGCTGGGGAGAAATTCTTAAGACTCCAAAATATCCAAATGGGGAGTTCGAATCTGTTTTTTGGGTAAAAGAAGCTAACTGTGTATACGGTGAGCTATCACAATCACAACTAAGTAAGTTAGGAAGCAGGGGTAAAGCTGCCAGAATTATGTCACCTTATCTAAAAGAAGAAATTGGTTTAAATTAA
- a CDS encoding carboxysome peptide A yields MLICKVVKPLVSTNRIPGFEHKHLQVVLDGSSSKVAVDAVGCKPGDWVICVGSSAAREAAGSKSYPSDLTIVGIIDHWDPDK; encoded by the coding sequence ATGTTAATTTGCAAGGTTGTAAAACCACTCGTTTCTACTAATAGAATTCCTGGTTTTGAACATAAACATCTGCAGGTTGTATTAGATGGTTCTTCTAGTAAAGTTGCAGTTGATGCTGTTGGCTGTAAGCCAGGAGATTGGGTTATTTGTGTTGGGAGTTCTGCTGCTAGAGAAGCCGCGGGAAGTAAATCTTATCCAAGCGATTTAACGATTGTTGGAATTATTGATCATTGGGATCCTGACAAGTAA
- a CDS encoding microcompartment protein, with amino-acid sequence MEPTSSLNRGERKKGSSLVTGSEVQSQASGASCFITTDSEKSLVSRQASQVEQIELRTYVFLDSLQPQLAAYMGTVSRGFLPIPGDSCLWMEVSPGMAVHRVTDIALKASNVRLGQMIVERAFGSLALYHKDQSTVLHSGDVVLDAIGSEVRKRTKPSTSWTEVIRAITPDHAVLINRQNRSGSMIQSGMSMFILETEPAGYVLKAANEAEKASNITVVDVKAVGAFGRLTLAGKEGDVEEAAAAAIRAIDQISNY; translated from the coding sequence ATGGAACCAACTTCTAGTTTAAACAGAGGGGAACGAAAGAAAGGGAGTTCTCTTGTCACAGGATCTGAGGTGCAATCTCAGGCTAGTGGTGCAAGCTGTTTTATTACAACTGATTCAGAAAAGTCTTTGGTATCTAGACAAGCAAGTCAAGTAGAACAAATTGAGTTAAGAACATATGTTTTTTTAGATTCTCTTCAGCCTCAATTGGCTGCATATATGGGAACTGTTAGTAGAGGTTTTTTACCAATCCCTGGAGATTCATGCCTATGGATGGAAGTTTCACCTGGGATGGCCGTTCATAGAGTCACTGATATTGCCTTAAAGGCTAGTAATGTAAGACTTGGACAGATGATCGTTGAAAGAGCATTTGGTTCTCTTGCCCTTTACCATAAAGATCAAAGTACTGTTTTGCATTCCGGGGATGTTGTTCTAGATGCTATTGGTAGTGAAGTTAGAAAAAGAACCAAACCTTCAACAAGTTGGACAGAAGTTATTCGAGCTATTACTCCGGATCATGCTGTTTTAATAAATAGACAAAACAGGAGTGGATCAATGATTCAATCTGGAATGAGTATGTTTATATTAGAAACTGAACCGGCTGGGTATGTCTTAAAAGCAGCAAATGAAGCAGAAAAAGCATCAAATATAACTGTTGTTGATGTAAAGGCAGTTGGAGCTTTTGGTAGATTAACTTTAGCAGGGAAAGAAGGAGATGTAGAAGAAGCAGCAGCTGCTGCTATAAGAGCAATTGATCAAATTTCAAATTATTGA
- a CDS encoding carboxysome shell carbonic anhydrase, translating to MPLRGLAKAKNFTLGPTAPMKTFTENIHIQTKESNNFRNSGKSHKLTNNIQNENLFSYESKIKSDFDEIVPTLKEIARIQHHEDFINKAQKISRKNLGIDLPLHILDKSWVKPLDMRALYAWCAFKQHEKLSDNFFKNDPLEGASGSKDAEDFEKFLLDCGIHLLDITPCSDGRLAHSVAYVMRIPFSSVRRRSHAGALFDIENTVNRWVKTEHKRYRENVPNEAHKDTRYLKVVTYHFSSVDPLHQGCAAHGSNDELAAEEGRNKLYAFKEAVENSFCCGASVDLMLIGLDTDTDSLKLHLSTSDGGIDLEKTISTLEIYNSTINFSKEEAEREICQTISKQSSKDKLSGLEKFKYKLIVNNISQIDYVKSFHNGSYEDIGHAERFIGVGIGFKEVHLRNLTYFAHLDTVEEGAPDLDVGVKIFTGLNVSQDLPIPVVIRFDYSGKVPGAKERAINDCERVNNAISIRYKNLVDQGLLHTCSTIRDRDKIHSAQIIGMSFDKKTEEAH from the coding sequence ATGCCTTTAAGAGGACTGGCTAAAGCCAAGAACTTTACATTGGGGCCAACAGCTCCAATGAAAACTTTTACTGAAAATATCCATATACAAACTAAAGAATCAAATAATTTCCGAAATTCTGGAAAGTCTCATAAATTAACCAATAATATCCAAAATGAAAATCTATTTAGCTATGAAAGCAAAATAAAAAGTGATTTTGATGAAATTGTTCCAACTCTCAAGGAAATTGCTCGAATTCAACATCACGAAGATTTTATAAATAAGGCTCAGAAAATATCAAGAAAAAATTTGGGGATAGATTTACCCCTACATATTTTAGATAAATCTTGGGTTAAACCTCTTGATATGAGAGCTTTATATGCATGGTGTGCTTTCAAACAGCATGAGAAACTTAGTGATAATTTTTTTAAAAATGATCCACTTGAAGGTGCATCTGGAAGTAAGGATGCGGAAGACTTTGAAAAATTTCTTTTAGATTGTGGAATACATTTACTTGATATAACTCCTTGTTCAGATGGAAGATTAGCCCATTCAGTTGCTTATGTAATGAGAATACCTTTTAGTTCAGTAAGGAGAAGATCCCATGCTGGAGCACTTTTTGATATTGAAAATACCGTTAATCGATGGGTAAAAACTGAACATAAAAGATATAGAGAGAATGTTCCTAATGAAGCTCATAAAGATACCAGGTACTTAAAAGTTGTAACTTATCATTTTAGTTCAGTAGATCCATTGCATCAGGGATGCGCAGCTCATGGGAGTAATGACGAGTTGGCGGCGGAAGAAGGTAGAAATAAATTATATGCTTTCAAAGAGGCTGTAGAGAATAGCTTTTGCTGCGGAGCTTCTGTGGATTTAATGTTAATTGGACTTGATACAGACACTGATTCATTAAAATTACATTTATCAACTAGCGATGGTGGAATAGATTTAGAAAAAACAATTTCTACATTAGAAATTTATAATTCAACAATAAATTTTTCAAAAGAGGAAGCGGAAAGAGAAATTTGTCAGACAATTTCTAAGCAATCGTCAAAAGATAAACTCAGTGGACTGGAAAAGTTTAAGTATAAATTAATTGTCAATAATATTTCTCAAATTGATTATGTTAAGAGTTTTCATAATGGTTCTTATGAAGATATTGGACATGCAGAGAGGTTTATTGGAGTAGGTATAGGTTTTAAAGAAGTACATCTCAGAAATTTAACTTATTTTGCTCATTTAGATACAGTCGAAGAAGGGGCTCCAGATTTAGATGTAGGAGTGAAGATTTTTACTGGATTAAATGTTTCTCAAGATCTACCTATTCCGGTAGTAATAAGATTTGATTACTCTGGCAAAGTACCCGGCGCAAAAGAGAGGGCAATAAATGATTGTGAAAGAGTTAATAATGCGATATCAATTAGATATAAAAATTTAGTTGATCAAGGTTTGTTACATACTTGCTCTACTATTAGAGATAGGGACAAAATTCATTCCGCCCAAATAATTGGAATGTCTTTCGATAAAAAAACAGAGGAGGCTCACTAA
- a CDS encoding Rid family detoxifying hydrolase, translating to MSPKKVIKTSNAPDPVGPYNQAIKAGDFIYCSGQIAIDPALNEITCLGDIEKETIQVLKNLAEVLKAGGAKIEDVIKTTIYLTDLSNFQIVNKIYSDFFNIENPPARACVEVSSLPKGVLVEIDCVAFLD from the coding sequence ATGTCCCCCAAAAAAGTAATTAAAACATCAAATGCTCCAGATCCAGTAGGACCTTATAATCAAGCAATAAAAGCTGGGGATTTCATCTATTGTTCTGGTCAAATTGCTATAGACCCAGCTTTAAATGAAATAACATGTTTAGGTGATATAGAGAAGGAAACTATTCAAGTTTTAAAAAATCTCGCAGAAGTTCTTAAAGCTGGTGGAGCCAAAATAGAAGATGTAATAAAAACAACTATTTACTTAACGGACTTAAGTAATTTTCAAATTGTCAATAAAATTTATAGTGATTTTTTTAATATTGAGAATCCTCCAGCAAGGGCATGTGTGGAAGTTTCATCTCTACCAAAAGGAGTTTTAGTTGAAATAGATTGCGTCGCATTTCTAGATTAA
- a CDS encoding ribulose bisphosphate carboxylase small subunit produces MPFQSTVGDYQTVATLETFGFLPPMTQEEIYDQIAYIIAQGWSPVIEHVHPSGSMQTYWSYWKLPFFGEKDLNLVVSELEACHRAYPDHHVRIIGYDAYTQSQGTAFVVFQGR; encoded by the coding sequence ATGCCTTTCCAGAGCACAGTAGGCGACTATCAAACAGTTGCAACCCTGGAAACATTCGGTTTCTTACCACCGATGACCCAGGAGGAAATATACGATCAAATTGCATACATAATTGCTCAAGGCTGGAGTCCTGTTATTGAGCATGTTCATCCTAGTGGAAGTATGCAAACTTATTGGTCTTATTGGAAGCTCCCATTCTTTGGGGAAAAAGACCTTAACTTGGTTGTAAGTGAATTAGAGGCATGTCATAGAGCATACCCTGATCATCATGTAAGAATCATCGGATACGATGCTTACACTCAAAGCCAAGGAACAGCTTTTGTAGTTTTCCAAGGACGTTAA
- a CDS encoding ferredoxin:protochlorophyllide reductase (ATP-dependent) subunit N: MSKVEFNKETGPREVFCGLTSIVWLHRRMPDAFFLVVGSRTCAHLIQSAAGVMIFAEPRFGTAILEEKDLAGLADAHEELDRVVNDLIARRPEIKTLFLVGSCPSEVIKLDLATVAEKLNKRFLGQVRFVNYSGSGIETTFTQGEDGALKALIPLMDSSNEEKLLLVGTLANNVEDRFKKIFRNLGISNIESFPPRQSTELPKIGKNTKVLLTQPYLSDTVRDLKHRGCEIISAPFPLGIEGSTKWFLAAAKAFKISELKVHEIISPLINRAKLALDSHKEILKGKRLFLLPESQLEISLARFLHNECEMDLIEVGTPYLNKDLMKEEINLLPDNTKIVEGQHVEKQLDRVRESNPDLVVCGMGLANPLEAEGISTKWSIEMVFSPIHGIDQAADLAGLFSKPLKRNQILTSKTLVTH; the protein is encoded by the coding sequence ATGAGTAAAGTTGAATTCAATAAGGAAACTGGGCCAAGGGAAGTTTTTTGTGGGTTAACTTCAATAGTCTGGCTCCACAGAAGAATGCCGGATGCATTTTTTTTAGTTGTAGGCTCAAGGACATGTGCTCATTTAATTCAAAGCGCTGCTGGAGTTATGATTTTTGCTGAACCAAGATTTGGGACTGCTATTCTTGAAGAAAAAGATCTAGCTGGTCTTGCTGACGCTCATGAAGAATTAGATCGAGTGGTTAATGATCTTATTGCAAGAAGACCAGAAATAAAAACTCTTTTTCTAGTTGGATCTTGTCCAAGTGAAGTAATTAAACTAGATCTTGCAACTGTCGCAGAGAAATTAAATAAAAGATTTTTAGGTCAAGTAAGATTCGTTAATTACTCTGGCAGTGGGATAGAAACCACTTTTACCCAAGGAGAGGATGGTGCCTTAAAAGCTTTAATTCCATTAATGGATTCATCAAATGAGGAAAAATTATTATTAGTTGGGACTCTCGCAAATAATGTAGAGGATAGGTTTAAAAAGATTTTTAGAAATTTAGGAATTTCAAATATTGAGAGCTTTCCACCACGGCAATCAACAGAATTACCAAAGATTGGCAAAAATACAAAAGTATTATTAACTCAGCCTTATTTAAGTGATACGGTACGTGACCTCAAACATCGGGGTTGTGAAATAATTTCAGCTCCATTTCCTCTAGGTATCGAAGGCAGTACAAAATGGTTTTTAGCTGCTGCCAAAGCTTTCAAAATCAGTGAACTTAAAGTTCATGAAATTATTTCGCCTTTAATCAATAGGGCAAAACTTGCTCTTGATTCACACAAAGAAATACTTAAGGGGAAAAGATTATTTCTTCTTCCTGAATCGCAACTAGAGATATCTTTGGCAAGGTTCTTGCATAATGAATGCGAAATGGATCTTATAGAGGTAGGAACTCCTTACCTAAATAAGGATTTAATGAAAGAGGAGATTAATTTATTACCTGATAATACAAAAATTGTTGAAGGCCAACATGTAGAAAAACAATTAGATCGAGTGAGAGAATCTAATCCAGACTTAGTTGTTTGTGGAATGGGTTTAGCTAACCCTCTTGAGGCGGAGGGGATTAGTACTAAGTGGTCAATAGAAATGGTATTCAGTCCAATTCATGGAATTGATCAAGCCGCAGATTTGGCTGGTCTCTTCTCCAAGCCTTTAAAAAGAAATCAAATACTAACTTCAAAAACTTTAGTAACTCATTAA
- a CDS encoding CsoS2 family carboxysome shell protein, producing the protein MSKKTSREIALERRKSMSDSGKKAAAYSSTTKDRVRSSQDIQISGAQSSSYNQNITKPVTKHITKTQLSRKSSSTTLSSKELVIERRKAMSTHGKSAITSSDRTRTDVKKESPVNKVETSISKNQEVQNSHNTEVKTSKPNVKRRINQKRKPITNTSRDIVLARREAQSKHGKSATKQNNSAASLARRGDPDLSSREISQRVRELRSKTGATGKKGNGKCRPCGPNKNGAKQNIADASWKVGKSETDSGQIVTGTQANRSVKTTGNEASTCRTVTGTQYMGSEVVDQFCQDRPSYKQPLRSTVTSTTSGNKVTGNEVGRSERVTGDEPGTCKNLTGTEYVSANQSQKYCGDVPKNPSKVKHSTTTDGLKVSGSLPGRSTLVTGDESGSGHQLTGDQYLGSELNPKGKSFEKVGSYNTLNGNNVTGTGVGRSDHMTGNEHGSCKNVTGDEYIGSQQYEKFCGSKPKPEARKVGLSLSSKSNLISGTMTGRSKIVTGDEPGSCKVLTGTPYAGLDQINDNCSTEISEDMKSRSTVNSGNNSNARLTGQQPGIGGVMTGAKKGACKNLTGTPYVGGDQFSQACDNPPHDTAYANPEKSAGNSWNEFSVNSPSRDKYSEKNTQGVTGNEYENGSKVTGPFDMAVDKVTGTEKFRFEPNKNITYKQKMEIEEADRAAKTPEKRVASRITGEGQSVGNVTGDDWDRGDKVTGTEGASSRKRNPSRAGFMSAMPPMEVKRNEETEKPDFLITGSSGNTREGQLVTFSGGARG; encoded by the coding sequence ATGTCAAAAAAAACCAGTAGAGAGATTGCATTAGAAAGAAGAAAGTCGATGAGTGATAGCGGTAAAAAAGCTGCTGCTTATTCTTCAACTACTAAAGATAGAGTTCGATCTTCTCAAGATATACAGATTTCTGGTGCCCAGTCTTCTTCATATAATCAAAATATTACTAAACCAGTTACAAAACATATCACAAAAACACAGTTAAGTAGAAAGTCTTCTTCAACAACTTTATCTAGTAAAGAGTTAGTAATAGAGAGAAGAAAAGCAATGTCTACTCATGGGAAATCAGCAATAACTTCATCCGATAGAACTCGTACTGATGTTAAAAAAGAAAGTCCTGTAAACAAAGTTGAAACTTCCATAAGCAAAAATCAGGAAGTTCAAAACTCACATAATACAGAAGTTAAAACATCAAAACCAAACGTTAAAAGAAGAATTAATCAAAAGAGAAAGCCTATTACTAATACAAGTAGAGATATTGTTTTAGCGAGAAGAGAAGCTCAATCCAAGCATGGTAAATCAGCAACTAAACAAAATAACAGTGCAGCTTCTTTAGCTAGAAGGGGAGACCCAGATTTAAGTAGTAGAGAGATTTCTCAGAGAGTGAGAGAGCTAAGAAGTAAAACTGGTGCCACAGGCAAAAAGGGTAATGGTAAATGTAGACCATGTGGTCCAAATAAGAATGGAGCCAAACAAAATATTGCAGATGCTAGCTGGAAAGTTGGTAAAAGTGAAACTGATTCAGGTCAAATAGTTACTGGAACACAAGCTAATAGATCTGTAAAAACTACAGGTAATGAAGCAAGTACATGCAGGACTGTAACTGGTACTCAATATATGGGATCAGAAGTAGTTGACCAATTTTGTCAAGATAGACCAAGTTATAAACAACCACTTAGATCTACTGTTACCTCTACAACATCAGGTAATAAAGTAACTGGAAATGAAGTCGGTAGATCTGAGAGGGTCACAGGCGATGAGCCTGGGACTTGTAAAAACCTTACAGGAACTGAATATGTATCTGCTAATCAATCACAGAAGTATTGTGGTGATGTTCCAAAAAATCCTTCAAAGGTTAAACATAGTACTACAACTGATGGATTAAAAGTATCTGGATCACTTCCTGGTAGATCAACCCTGGTTACTGGAGATGAATCAGGTTCTGGACATCAGTTAACTGGAGATCAATATCTTGGCTCAGAGCTAAATCCAAAAGGTAAATCATTTGAAAAAGTTGGCAGTTACAACACACTTAATGGGAATAATGTAACTGGTACAGGGGTAGGGAGATCAGACCATATGACAGGCAATGAACATGGGAGTTGCAAGAATGTAACTGGTGATGAGTACATAGGATCTCAACAATATGAGAAGTTTTGCGGTTCAAAACCAAAACCAGAAGCTAGAAAAGTAGGTTTAAGCCTTTCTTCAAAGTCAAATTTAATAAGCGGGACTATGACAGGAAGATCAAAAATAGTAACTGGAGATGAACCAGGTTCATGCAAAGTGCTAACAGGAACACCATACGCAGGCTTAGATCAGATAAATGATAATTGTAGTACAGAGATTTCTGAAGATATGAAATCTCGATCAACAGTTAATTCAGGAAATAATTCAAATGCCAGACTTACAGGACAACAACCAGGAATTGGCGGAGTAATGACAGGTGCTAAGAAAGGTGCTTGTAAAAACCTAACAGGGACTCCTTATGTTGGCGGAGATCAGTTCTCACAAGCTTGTGATAATCCTCCACATGATACTGCTTATGCGAATCCGGAAAAGTCAGCAGGTAACTCTTGGAACGAATTCTCTGTTAACTCACCATCAAGAGATAAATATTCTGAAAAAAATACTCAAGGTGTTACGGGTAATGAATATGAAAATGGTTCAAAGGTAACAGGACCTTTTGATATGGCAGTTGATAAGGTCACTGGCACTGAAAAATTTAGATTTGAACCGAATAAAAATATTACTTATAAACAAAAAATGGAAATTGAAGAGGCAGACCGTGCTGCAAAGACACCAGAAAAAAGAGTCGCATCAAGGATTACTGGCGAAGGACAATCAGTAGGAAACGTAACTGGTGATGATTGGGATCGCGGCGATAAGGTAACAGGTACAGAGGGAGCTTCTTCTAGAAAGCGAAATCCATCAAGAGCAGGATTTATGAGCGCAATGCCCCCTATGGAAGTTAAAAGAAATGAGGAAACAGAAAAACCAGATTTCTTGATAACTGGATCAAGTGGAAATACTCGTGAAGGACAACTTGTTACCTTTTCAGGTGGTGCAAGAGGTTAA
- a CDS encoding carboxysome peptide B yields MEIMKVLGRMVCTQRVAGLGHMNLRILENNKGKKLVAVDPVGAREGNWVFTASGSAARFACPNPEVQTDLTIGGIIDYWESD; encoded by the coding sequence GTGGAAATTATGAAGGTATTAGGAAGGATGGTATGCACTCAAAGAGTAGCTGGCTTAGGTCATATGAATTTACGAATTTTAGAAAATAATAAAGGAAAGAAATTAGTTGCTGTTGATCCTGTTGGAGCAAGAGAAGGTAACTGGGTTTTTACTGCTAGTGGCTCTGCAGCTAGATTTGCATGCCCTAATCCAGAAGTTCAAACCGATTTAACAATTGGCGGCATTATTGATTATTGGGAGAGTGACTAA
- a CDS encoding BMC domain-containing protein, with protein MATETMGIALGMIETRGLVPAIEAADAMTKAAEVRLIGREFVGGGYVTVLVRGETGAVNAAVRAGADACERVGDGLVAAHIIARPHREVEPALGNGEFLGQKD; from the coding sequence ATGGCTACAGAAACAATGGGTATCGCTCTCGGCATGATCGAGACACGCGGACTTGTACCTGCAATCGAAGCAGCTGACGCAATGACAAAGGCTGCAGAAGTGCGCCTTATTGGTCGTGAATTCGTAGGTGGCGGTTATGTCACAGTATTAGTTAGAGGAGAAACAGGAGCAGTTAACGCAGCTGTAAGAGCTGGTGCTGATGCTTGTGAAAGAGTTGGTGACGGTTTAGTCGCAGCTCACATTATTGCTCGTCCTCATAGAGAAGTTGAACCTGCTCTTGGTAACGGTGAATTTCTTGGTCAAAAGGACTAA
- a CDS encoding form I ribulose bisphosphate carboxylase large subunit has product MSKKYDAGVKEYRDTYWTPEYVPLDTDLLACFKCTGQEGVPREEVAAAVAAESSTGTWSTVWSELLTDLEFYKGRCYRIEDVPGDPEAFYAFIAYPLDLFEEGSITNVLTSLVGNVFGFKALRHLRLEDIRFPIAFIKTCGGPPNGIVVERDRLNKYGRPLLGCTIKPKLGLSGKNYGRVVYECLRGGLDLTKDDENINSQPFQRWRERFEFVAEAVKLAQQETGEVKGHYLNCTANTPEELYERAEFAKELDMPIIMHDYITGGFTANTGLANWCRKNGMLLHIHRAMHAVIDRHPKHGIHFRVLAKCLRLSGGDQLHTGTVVGKLEGDRQTTLGYIDNLRESFVPEDRSRGNFFDQDWGSMPGVFAVASGGIHVWHMPALLAIFGDDSCLQFGGGTHGHPWGSAAGAAANRVALEACVKARNAGREIEKESRDILMEAAKHSPELAIALETWKEIKFEFDTVDKLDVQG; this is encoded by the coding sequence ATGAGTAAGAAGTATGATGCAGGGGTAAAGGAGTACAGAGATACCTACTGGACTCCAGAATATGTACCCCTAGACACCGATTTACTAGCCTGTTTCAAATGTACAGGTCAAGAAGGTGTCCCCAGAGAAGAAGTTGCAGCAGCTGTTGCTGCTGAATCTTCAACAGGTACTTGGTCAACAGTTTGGTCCGAGTTACTTACAGATTTAGAATTTTATAAAGGACGTTGTTATCGAATCGAAGACGTTCCTGGAGACCCTGAAGCTTTTTATGCTTTTATTGCATATCCTTTAGATCTTTTTGAAGAAGGTTCTATTACAAACGTATTAACATCTCTTGTAGGAAACGTTTTTGGATTTAAAGCTCTTAGACATCTACGTCTAGAAGATATTAGATTCCCAATCGCTTTCATCAAAACTTGTGGTGGTCCACCAAATGGAATCGTAGTTGAAAGAGATCGTTTAAACAAATATGGAAGACCTCTACTTGGTTGTACCATTAAACCTAAATTAGGATTATCTGGTAAAAACTATGGCCGAGTTGTATATGAGTGCCTTAGAGGTGGTCTCGATTTAACGAAGGATGACGAGAATATAAACTCTCAGCCATTCCAACGTTGGAGAGAAAGATTTGAGTTTGTTGCAGAAGCAGTTAAGCTTGCTCAGCAGGAAACTGGCGAAGTTAAAGGTCACTACTTAAACTGTACTGCCAACACTCCTGAAGAACTTTACGAAAGAGCTGAATTTGCAAAAGAGCTAGATATGCCAATCATCATGCATGATTATATAACTGGCGGTTTTACTGCAAATACTGGATTAGCAAACTGGTGTCGTAAAAATGGCATGCTTCTACATATTCATAGAGCGATGCATGCTGTTATTGATAGACATCCAAAACACGGTATCCATTTCAGGGTTCTAGCAAAATGTTTGAGACTCTCCGGAGGCGATCAACTACATACTGGAACTGTTGTTGGAAAACTAGAAGGTGATCGTCAAACAACTCTTGGTTACATTGACAACTTAAGAGAGTCATTTGTTCCCGAAGATAGATCAAGAGGTAACTTCTTTGATCAAGATTGGGGTTCAATGCCAGGAGTATTTGCTGTCGCATCAGGTGGTATTCACGTATGGCATATGCCTGCACTCCTAGCGATTTTTGGAGATGATTCTTGTCTTCAGTTTGGTGGAGGAACACATGGTCATCCATGGGGTTCAGCTGCTGGAGCTGCAGCCAACAGAGTTGCTTTAGAAGCTTGCGTAAAAGCACGTAATGCTGGTCGCGAAATCGAAAAAGAGAGTAGAGACATTCTTATGGAAGCTGCTAAACACAGTCCTGAATTAGCTATCGCTCTTGAAACTTGGAAGGAAATTAAGTTTGAATTTGATACCGTCGACAAACTAGACGTTCAAGGTTAA
- a CDS encoding 4a-hydroxytetrahydrobiopterin dehydratase, with amino-acid sequence MWNERESPLRIEKRFEFDQYSKISKFMGEIEKLCKERDIYPNISFGKNFVSLSIFLDNKEISDKEKEFSMDIDKFYLED; translated from the coding sequence ATGTGGAACGAAAGAGAATCACCTTTGAGGATTGAAAAAAGATTTGAATTTGATCAGTACTCAAAAATTAGTAAATTCATGGGAGAAATTGAGAAATTATGTAAAGAAAGGGATATCTATCCAAATATCAGTTTCGGTAAGAATTTTGTAAGTCTTTCAATATTTTTAGATAATAAAGAAATATCAGACAAGGAAAAAGAATTTTCAATGGATATTGATAAATTTTATTTAGAGGATTAG